The following DNA comes from Candidatus Zixiibacteriota bacterium.
GCATATCGGCCACGCCAAATCGATTTGCCTGAACTATGGTATTGCCGAAGATTACAGAGGCAAGTTCAATCTCCGTTTCGATGACACCAACCCGGCCAAAGAAGAGGTCGAATATGTTGACTCGATCAAGGAGGATGTTCACTGGCTGGGAGCTGACTGG
Coding sequences within:
- a CDS encoding glutamine--tRNA ligase (catalyzes a two-step reaction, first charging a glutamine molecule by linking its carboxyl group to the alpha-phosphate of ATP, followed by transfer of the aminoacyl-adenylate to its tRNA); amino-acid sequence: MPKAEPENEDKKTNFIREIIDEDNQTGKFDKRVHTRFPPEPNGYLHIGHAKSICLNYGIAEDYRGKFNLRFDDTNPAKEEVEYVDSIKEDVHWLGADW